A window of Caretta caretta isolate rCarCar2 chromosome 13, rCarCar1.hap1, whole genome shotgun sequence contains these coding sequences:
- the PKIG gene encoding cAMP-dependent protein kinase inhibitor gamma, giving the protein MEIEPSYTDFISCDRTGRRNAIHDIQGDSTTISMRKLAGDIGKLSIEGAGNQAAASASEKEPEVRLKGQDGTPPS; this is encoded by the exons ATGGAGATTGAGCCCTCGTACACTGACTTTATTTCCTGTGATCGCACTGGGCGGAGGAACGCTATCCACGACATCCAAGGAGACTCAACCACCATCAGCATGCGGAAGCTGGCAGGCGACATAGGCAAGCTCTCCATTGAAGGAGCAG GAAAccaagctgctgcttctgcttctgAGAAGGAACCTGAAGTGAGACTCAAGGGGCAAGATGGCACCCCCCCATCATGA